A single window of Solanum dulcamara chromosome 5, daSolDulc1.2, whole genome shotgun sequence DNA harbors:
- the LOC129889218 gene encoding uncharacterized protein LOC129889218 has product MEDYRSKSYADGRMQMDKYYEPQFSNDFRSYSVSYATAPPLPLPPAQQSKNWKLKKGKSTSGSTSKSWNFNDPEFQRKRRVASYKVYSVEGKVKGSLRRSLRWFKDNYTQVLYGWR; this is encoded by the coding sequence ATGGAAGATTACAGATCAAAATCATATGCTGATGGTAGGATGCAGATGGATAAATATTATGAACCCCAATTTTCTAATGATTTCAGGTCTTACAGTGTTTCATATGCAACTGCACCACCCCTCCCACTACCTCCAGCCCAACAGAGCAAAAATTGGAAGCTGAAGAAAGGGAAGAGCACTAGTGGATCAACATCAAAATCTTGGAACTTCAATGATCCTGAGTTCCAGAGGAAGAGGAGGGTTGCTAGTTATAAAGTTTACTCTGTTGAAGGAAAGGTTAAAGGGTCTCTCAGGAGAAGTTTAAGATGGTTTAAAGACAATTATACACAGGTTCTCTATGGATGGAGGTGA